The following proteins are encoded in a genomic region of Thalassophryne amazonica chromosome 5, fThaAma1.1, whole genome shotgun sequence:
- the LOC117510258 gene encoding trans-Golgi network integral membrane protein 2-like produces the protein MAVIRTFFLLLLALFLCYCLVRGVPSQPNKRDVTSQPNSSNNQENITLVKTKNQINNEVHDDEAASSHFFTNLVFTAVVVILLYISYHNKRKILAYLMYTKKSRSGRPLKTTEYQQLEQHM, from the exons ATGGCCGTCATCAGGACATTTTTCTTACTACTACTCGCACTATTTTTGTGTTATTGCCTTGTCAGAG GAGTGCCATCACAACCCAACAAGAGGGATGTCACCAGTCAGCCCAACTCTTCAAACAACCAAGAAAACATAACACTTGTAAAAACTAAGAATCAGATCAACAATGAAGTCCATGATGATGAGGCAGCAAGTAGTCATTTCTTCACCAACCTTGTGTTCACAGCTGTGGTTGTCATACTTCTGTACATCAGTTATCACAACAAGCGCAAG atacTTGCTTACTTGATGTATACAAAAAAGTCAAGATCAGGACGTCCTCTTAAAACCACAGAATACCAACAGCTTGAACAGCAT ATGTGA
- the LOC117509760 gene encoding dual specificity protein phosphatase 18-like, which yields MPPKGLSGLQQVTEQLYISNARAVADVSLLARCRISCVMNVTESGGSRPIPPGVEFIHIPVTDSPDFPLSDHFDEVADRIERTAELGGRTLVHCNAGVSRSAALCLVYLMKYRGLTLLDAHAWLKARRPVVRPNPGFWRQLIQYEKELRGCSSVRMIPSSMGLIPHIYEEETRNMLLFI from the coding sequence ATGCCACCGAAGGGACTTTCCGGTCTGCAGCAGGTGACCGAGCAGCTTTATATAAGTAACGCCAGAGCCGTGGCTGATGTTTCGCTGCTGGCTCGCTGTAGAATCAGCTGCGTGATGAACGTTACCGAGAGCGGCGGCAGCAGACCGATTCCTCCCGGGGTGGAGTTCATCCACATCCCGGTCACCGATTCCCCGGACTTCCCTCTCAGCGATCACTTTGACGAGGTGGCGGACCGGATCGAGCGGACGGCGGAGCTGGGCGGCCGGACGCTGGTGCACTGTAACGCCGGTGTGAGCCGCTCGGccgccctctgcttggtctacctGATGAAGTACCGCGGACTCACGCTGCTGGATGCCCACGCGTGGCTAAAGGCCCGCCGACCCGTGGTGAGGCCGAATCCAGGCTTCTGGAGGCAGCTCATCCAGTACGAGAAAGAACTCCGAGGCTGTTCCTCCGTGCGGATGATTCCCTCTTCAATGGGACTAATTCCACACATCTATGAAGAGGAGACCAGGAACATGCTGCTCtttatatga